The DNA window AAAATTTAAATCCAAATTTCCGAAGATGTTTGCCATGTCTCAAAAGCTTGAAAGGTACTGGCACGTTCCGTTTATTCTCCTCGCGATTATTCTCGCTCTCTACATAAGAATCGTAAATCCTTGGAATCTTGTATTCGTTCCTTGGATGGAAGGGGCAAGGCTGAGCGGGAACGACCCCTGGTATTACTTTAGACTCGTTGAAAGCACCATACACAACTTTCCGAACAGGATTTGGTTTGACGCTTTTACACATTACCCCTACGGCACCTACACGCACTTTGGCCCCTTCTTAACTTATCTGAGCGCTTTTGCAGCAATGATCGCCGGAGCATCGTCTTCGGCTGAGATTAGAACTGTCATAGCTTTCATCCCAGCAATCGGAGGAGCTTTGTTAGCTTTGCCAACGTATCTACTAACGAAAGAAGTCTTCGGAAAAAAAGCTGGAGTCATCGCTTCCATTTTAGTCGTTCTGATTCCGGGACAGCTGATGGCAAGGAGCGTATTAAGTTTCAACGATCATCACATATGGGAAGTTTTTTGGCAAATTGCAGCTCTCGGAACGTTTATTCTGGCTTACAACAGATGGAAGAGCAGAGATTACGGAGAAAATATAAAAGACAATAAGCAGCTGGCCTATCCTATCCTTGCGGGTATTTGCATGGGGTTGTATATACTGGCGTGGGGACCCGGATTCATCTCAGCTCTTCTCATTCTCGTATTCGTCTTTTTCGCATTTCTGTTAAAGGACTTCTTCAAAATAGATACGAAAAGTCTGGCATTTGTTTCGGTAATCGCTTTTCTCGTTGCAGCTGTGATTTATCTTCCATTCTCTTTCAAAGCGCCCGGGCTTAGCACTACACGTTATACCGCATTTCAACTTCTTGTTCTGATCGGCTCAGCTTTAATCGTTAGCCTATTCTATTTTGTCGAAAAATTCGTTGAAAGCAAGATAGACAAAAGGTATGCATTTCAGATCATTATTCTGTTGCTATCAGCAACTCTTACAGCGATTGCCTTTATCATCGCTCCGGATTTCGCGAGAAATTTGCAATACATTTTCAGAGTCGTTCAGCCGAAAGGAGGAGCTTTAACGATAGCGGAAGTCCAGCCATTCTTCTCTCTCGGAGGAAAGTTCAGCTTGACACCAGCGTGGCAGAACTTCAGCGTTACTTTCTTCTTCGCAATCCCAGCAATGGTGTACTACCTTTATAGACTCGTAAAGACGAGAGACGAAAGATTGCTCTTCATACTGATCTGGGGCTTCGCAATGCTTGTTGCCTTAGCCGGTCAGAACAGATTCGCCTATTATTTCGGAGTAGTTTCGGCAGTTTTCGCAGCTGCAATAGCTGACAAAATTCTCGAAAAGCTGAGCTTTTACGACTACATTTCAGCTGCTGTTAAGAATGATGAGAAAACGATGAAGAAGATAGGAGCGAGTAAAGTTATAGCCGGAGCGCTCGTTCTTGCAGTTTTAATATACCCGACGTTCTCTCAAGCTAACTTCTACAGCAAGTATTCAGCTGGAGGTATAAACAAGCAGTGGTATGATGCACTAATTTGGATGCGGGAAAACACTCCGGGAAAGGAGATGTACGATAAGTTCTACTACGAACTCTACAAAC is part of the Ferroglobus placidus DSM 10642 genome and encodes:
- a CDS encoding oligosaccharyl transferase, archaeosortase A system-associated, with the translated sequence MSQKLERYWHVPFILLAIILALYIRIVNPWNLVFVPWMEGARLSGNDPWYYFRLVESTIHNFPNRIWFDAFTHYPYGTYTHFGPFLTYLSAFAAMIAGASSSAEIRTVIAFIPAIGGALLALPTYLLTKEVFGKKAGVIASILVVLIPGQLMARSVLSFNDHHIWEVFWQIAALGTFILAYNRWKSRDYGENIKDNKQLAYPILAGICMGLYILAWGPGFISALLILVFVFFAFLLKDFFKIDTKSLAFVSVIAFLVAAVIYLPFSFKAPGLSTTRYTAFQLLVLIGSALIVSLFYFVEKFVESKIDKRYAFQIIILLLSATLTAIAFIIAPDFARNLQYIFRVVQPKGGALTIAEVQPFFSLGGKFSLTPAWQNFSVTFFFAIPAMVYYLYRLVKTRDERLLFILIWGFAMLVALAGQNRFAYYFGVVSAVFAAAIADKILEKLSFYDYISAAVKNDEKTMKKIGASKVIAGALVLAVLIYPTFSQANFYSKYSAGGINKQWYDALIWMRENTPGKEMYDKFYYELYKPPENPRERYPYYPEGVYSVMSWWDYGHWITAIAHRIPVANPFQQGIGNKYNNVPGAAPFFTALNESYANSIAEKLDVKYVVSDVEMATGKFYAMAVWAEGTLEKGWRTYYAGTGIIYHDLRGNIGISLSPRLPPGVTPMGTISVPNENYYKTMEAKFHIFDGIGLKHYRMVYESESSAGTFPGIQELFYRKRFNSIYSKSFGFKVNETSTGYVKVFEYVKGAIVKGKASGDYVVAKVKIKTNQGRVFEYVQRVKVENGEYELVLPYAQETKYPVKPIEDYRIESGGVVKTLKLSDEELEKGEVIQLDLI